A genomic region of Thermococcus sp. JdF3 contains the following coding sequences:
- the wtpA gene encoding tungstate ABC transporter substrate-binding protein WtpA, translating to MRWKGIAMIALLVLSVIAAGCINGSENSGLKEATLVVFHAGSLSIPFQQLEEEFAAYAEKNLGYRVTFQDEASGSVAAVRKVTDLGKKADVVGVADYTLIPQLMVPNYTDFYVLFATNEIVIAFTDHSRYADEMKAHPEKWYEILARDDVSFGFSDPNQDPCGYRSVMVMKLADYYYDKPIFETLVERNTNIYFNGSMVVAPKEIQVKGDRVVIRPKETDLTALVESGSLDYFFIYKSVAEQHNLSYITLPDEINLKDFNKADFYGKVSIYIGSTGKVIKAKPIVYGVTVPKDAPNRELALEFLKYLLGENGKRIFQENHQDFIWPPVAFGSVPDEIKSFVKVEG from the coding sequence ATGAGGTGGAAAGGCATTGCTATGATTGCGCTTCTCGTGCTCTCCGTTATCGCGGCGGGCTGCATAAACGGCTCTGAGAACTCAGGGCTCAAAGAGGCAACCCTCGTGGTATTTCACGCAGGTTCGCTGAGCATACCCTTCCAGCAGCTGGAGGAGGAGTTCGCGGCCTACGCCGAAAAGAACCTCGGTTACAGGGTGACCTTCCAGGACGAGGCCAGCGGTAGCGTCGCGGCGGTGAGGAAGGTCACCGACCTGGGCAAGAAGGCCGACGTGGTCGGCGTTGCTGACTACACCCTCATTCCCCAGCTCATGGTTCCCAACTACACCGACTTCTACGTGCTCTTCGCCACCAACGAGATTGTCATAGCCTTCACTGACCACAGCAGGTACGCGGACGAGATGAAGGCCCACCCGGAGAAGTGGTACGAGATACTGGCGAGGGACGATGTTTCCTTCGGCTTCTCGGACCCGAACCAGGACCCCTGCGGCTACCGCTCCGTCATGGTCATGAAGCTGGCCGATTACTACTACGACAAACCGATATTCGAGACCCTGGTCGAGAGGAACACGAACATATACTTCAACGGAAGCATGGTGGTCGCCCCCAAGGAGATTCAGGTGAAGGGCGACAGGGTCGTCATCAGGCCAAAGGAGACCGATTTAACGGCCCTCGTCGAGAGCGGAAGCCTCGACTACTTCTTCATCTACAAGAGCGTGGCCGAACAGCACAACCTCAGCTACATAACCCTTCCGGACGAGATAAACCTCAAGGACTTCAACAAGGCCGACTTCTACGGGAAGGTCAGCATCTACATCGGTTCTACCGGCAAGGTCATCAAGGCCAAGCCCATAGTCTACGGCGTGACCGTCCCGAAGGACGCGCCCAACAGGGAGCTCGCCCTTGAGTTCCTCAAATACCTCCTCGGCGAGAACGGGAAGAGAATCTTCCAGGAGAACCACCAGGACTTCATCTGGCCGCCGGTTGCCTTCGGCAGCGTCCCGGACGAGATAAAGTCCTTCGTCAAGGTGGAGGGGTGA
- the wtpB gene encoding tungstate ABC transporter permease WtpB: MKRDYTLYFFAALGSFLVVYIALPLVVILVKQAADLEMLVKTLHDSYVIEALRNSLITATATALIALLFGVPLGYVLARKEFPGKSLVQAIVDVPIVIPHSVVGIMLLVTFSSAILDSYTGIIAAMLFVSAPFAINAARDGFLAVDEGLEHVARTLGASRLRAFFSVALPMAFPAIASGAIMTWARAISEVGAILIVAYYPKTAQVLVMEYFNNYGLRSSRPISVILIVMSLTIFIILRWLVGRKNA, encoded by the coding sequence ATGAAACGGGACTACACCCTCTACTTCTTCGCCGCGCTGGGGAGCTTCCTCGTCGTCTACATAGCCCTCCCGCTGGTCGTCATACTGGTCAAGCAGGCCGCTGACCTGGAGATGCTCGTCAAGACCCTCCACGACTCCTACGTAATCGAGGCCCTCAGGAACTCCCTTATAACGGCGACCGCCACCGCGCTGATAGCCCTCCTTTTTGGCGTTCCCTTGGGTTATGTGCTGGCCAGAAAGGAGTTCCCTGGAAAGAGCCTCGTGCAGGCCATAGTGGACGTCCCGATAGTTATCCCTCACTCCGTTGTGGGAATAATGCTCCTCGTTACCTTCTCAAGCGCCATCCTCGACAGCTACACGGGCATAATAGCGGCCATGCTCTTCGTCTCGGCACCGTTCGCGATAAACGCCGCAAGGGATGGCTTTCTGGCCGTGGATGAGGGGCTGGAACATGTTGCCAGGACCCTGGGTGCCTCCCGCTTAAGGGCGTTCTTCTCCGTGGCGCTCCCGATGGCTTTCCCGGCCATAGCGAGCGGTGCGATAATGACGTGGGCGAGGGCGATAAGCGAGGTCGGCGCGATACTCATCGTTGCGTACTACCCAAAGACAGCTCAGGTTCTCGTCATGGAGTACTTCAACAACTACGGCCTGAGGTCCTCGAGACCGATTTCCGTTATCCTCATAGTGATGAGCCTTACAATCTTCATAATCCTGCGCTGGCTGGTGGGGAGGAAGAATGCTTGA
- a CDS encoding cyclase family protein yields the protein MILDLSAPISENTPVYPDDPPVSVRLWAVIDRDGYYMNVLKMGEHSGTHVDAPAHFVPGGRTIDEMPLEKFIGEGIVLDVRDGEGPIRLDEIPDGGYFGRIVLFLTGGRELSPEVALFLVAEGVRAVGTDSMSIGDDAVHRILLSEEVPVFENLTNLEALVGKDFTFVAFPLKIEGGSGSPVRAVAFVE from the coding sequence ATGATACTCGACCTCTCTGCCCCTATCTCGGAAAACACCCCGGTTTACCCGGACGACCCGCCCGTGAGTGTCAGGCTCTGGGCCGTCATCGACAGGGACGGCTACTACATGAACGTTCTGAAGATGGGGGAGCATTCCGGCACCCACGTTGATGCGCCGGCGCACTTCGTGCCCGGGGGAAGGACCATCGATGAGATGCCGCTTGAGAAGTTCATCGGTGAGGGCATCGTTCTGGATGTCAGGGATGGGGAGGGGCCTATAAGGCTCGACGAGATTCCGGATGGAGGCTACTTTGGAAGGATAGTGCTTTTCCTGACGGGTGGGCGGGAGCTCTCTCCGGAGGTGGCGCTGTTTCTTGTGGCTGAGGGCGTTAGGGCCGTTGGCACCGACTCCATGAGCATCGGGGACGACGCCGTCCACAGAATACTCCTCAGCGAGGAGGTGCCGGTGTTCGAGAACCTGACCAACCTGGAGGCCCTCGTAGGAAAAGACTTCACGTTCGTGGCGTTTCCCCTCAAAATCGAGGGCGGTTCGGGAAGCCCCGTCAGGGCAGTGGCCTTTGTGGAGTGA
- a CDS encoding cell wall-binding repeat-containing protein, with translation MMGKKVVAVLFGLLMLAMPFTISSVSAETSVTVILVSDNAADKAIAEYLSNETGAVIVTTTWGVYDPNVTAEIMSYAPDEVIIIGGPDAVVDEYVADLEELNITVERWGGQNRYETNLMVMGRAKVKFKLEFNNSVFVAGNDTLAIQNALRLAVQNGAVMVYVNKSTNVTKLMEKFGVEDAVMVKTQASERVMEHVRAQLHGCNCTAMEVQANVTRETVLQLMVQVQERLKTIEKMANETNSTALMEQVRVMEMTMEKANGALQAGNYTGAYQMVLELQVRTEFSLKAANGGMRMAIKNGEKAALEREMEKLEAQISVMEKAGIDVSAINALMEQLKVAIQNGQYDEARGLVNQITAMIKEAYQKGRQDIKNSAQKTHGMGSSRP, from the coding sequence ATGATGGGCAAGAAAGTGGTGGCGGTTCTGTTCGGGCTGCTGATGTTGGCGATGCCGTTCACGATCAGCAGCGTCAGTGCCGAGACGAGCGTGACCGTCATACTCGTGAGCGACAACGCGGCCGACAAAGCAATCGCCGAGTACCTGTCCAACGAAACGGGTGCGGTGATAGTCACGACAACGTGGGGCGTCTACGATCCGAACGTTACGGCAGAGATTATGAGCTACGCTCCGGACGAGGTGATAATAATCGGTGGTCCTGACGCCGTGGTCGATGAATACGTCGCGGACTTGGAGGAACTCAACATCACCGTCGAACGCTGGGGTGGCCAGAACAGGTACGAGACCAACCTCATGGTCATGGGGCGGGCCAAAGTTAAATTCAAGCTCGAGTTCAATAACAGCGTTTTCGTCGCTGGAAACGACACCCTGGCCATTCAGAACGCCCTTCGGCTCGCGGTTCAGAACGGGGCAGTGATGGTCTACGTTAACAAGAGCACCAACGTCACAAAGCTCATGGAGAAGTTTGGGGTAGAGGACGCGGTCATGGTCAAGACGCAGGCATCTGAGAGGGTCATGGAACACGTTAGGGCGCAGCTCCACGGGTGCAACTGTACCGCCATGGAGGTTCAGGCCAACGTCACCAGGGAGACGGTTCTCCAGCTGATGGTTCAGGTTCAGGAGAGGCTCAAAACTATCGAGAAGATGGCAAACGAAACCAACTCAACCGCACTCATGGAGCAGGTTAGGGTCATGGAGATGACGATGGAGAAGGCCAACGGGGCACTTCAGGCCGGAAACTACACCGGGGCGTACCAGATGGTGCTTGAGCTCCAGGTTCGGACGGAGTTCAGCCTCAAAGCGGCGAACGGCGGGATGAGGATGGCGATAAAGAACGGTGAAAAGGCTGCCCTTGAGCGTGAGATGGAGAAGCTTGAGGCGCAGATAAGCGTCATGGAGAAGGCGGGAATAGACGTTAGCGCCATCAACGCGCTGATGGAGCAGCTCAAGGTTGCGATTCAGAACGGCCAGTACGACGAGGCCCGGGGGCTCGTAAACCAGATAACGGCCATGATAAAGGAAGCCTATCAGAAAGGGAGGCAGGACATTAAGAACAGCGCCCAAAAAACCCACGGAATGGGCTCATCTCGGCCGTGA
- a CDS encoding HD family hydrolase translates to MPLLDLLLEAGNLKRLPRTGWLLRGVPNPESIADHSYRVALITLFLADELREKGIEIDVERALKIALIHDLAEARVTDIPLSAQYYLDKGKAEKKAAMELFIKTSNPREYFRLWREYEEGLSREGRLVKFADKLEMLIQACEYERAGFADLDEFWSALDSLRESEFYKHFRELVEGLAERRKGR, encoded by the coding sequence ATGCCGCTCTTGGACCTCCTTCTTGAAGCGGGCAATCTGAAGAGACTGCCGAGAACCGGCTGGCTCCTCAGGGGAGTTCCAAACCCTGAAAGCATAGCCGACCACAGCTACCGCGTTGCCCTCATCACTCTCTTCCTGGCGGACGAGCTTAGGGAAAAGGGCATTGAGATAGACGTCGAGCGGGCCCTGAAAATAGCGCTCATCCACGACCTGGCCGAGGCGAGGGTAACGGACATCCCGCTGAGCGCCCAGTACTACCTCGACAAAGGTAAGGCCGAGAAAAAGGCAGCCATGGAGCTTTTCATCAAAACATCAAACCCGAGGGAGTACTTCAGGCTCTGGCGCGAGTACGAGGAGGGGCTGAGCAGGGAGGGAAGGCTCGTCAAGTTTGCGGACAAGCTGGAGATGCTGATCCAGGCCTGTGAGTACGAGAGGGCCGGCTTCGCCGACCTCGATGAGTTCTGGAGCGCGCTGGATTCCCTCCGGGAAAGCGAGTTTTACAAGCATTTCAGGGAGCTGGTCGAGGGGCTGGCGGAGAGGAGAAAGGGCAGATAG
- the wtpC gene encoding tungstate ABC transporter ATP-binding protein WtpC, whose protein sequence is MLEVKSVSKDWKEFRLREISFDVSEGEHFIILGPSGAGKTVLLEIIAGIIEPDAGRVLLNGEDITHWPPERRGLTYIPQNYALFPHMSVFDNIAFGLRLRRVPRAEIERKVKEIAEVLGIAHLLHRKPKTLSGGESQRVAIARALVVEPELLLMDEPFANLDVQTRSKLLGEMKRWRRELGFTALHVTHSFEEAVSLGDRVGVMLNGRLVQVGPVREVFSRPASEEVARFLGFENIIEGTAEGRVLRSNGVEIELPAEARGRVRVGLRPEDIILSLGPIRTSARNEFKALVESVEELGPLVRVHLRIGGLHLRAFITRSSMLEMGITKGREVYVSFKASALHVF, encoded by the coding sequence ATGCTTGAGGTGAAATCCGTCTCCAAGGACTGGAAGGAGTTCCGGCTGAGGGAGATAAGCTTTGACGTGAGCGAGGGGGAGCACTTCATAATCCTCGGCCCGAGCGGAGCAGGGAAGACGGTGCTCCTTGAGATAATAGCGGGCATAATCGAGCCCGACGCCGGGAGGGTCCTCCTCAACGGTGAGGACATAACCCACTGGCCACCGGAGAGGCGCGGTCTTACATACATCCCCCAGAACTACGCCCTCTTCCCCCATATGAGCGTCTTCGATAACATAGCCTTCGGGCTCAGGCTCCGGAGGGTTCCGAGGGCGGAAATCGAGAGGAAAGTTAAGGAAATAGCCGAGGTTCTGGGCATAGCCCACCTTCTCCACAGAAAGCCAAAAACCCTGAGCGGCGGAGAGAGCCAGCGCGTGGCCATAGCCAGGGCCCTCGTTGTGGAGCCCGAGCTTCTTCTCATGGACGAGCCCTTCGCGAACCTCGACGTCCAGACCCGCTCGAAGCTTCTGGGCGAGATGAAGCGCTGGAGACGGGAGCTCGGCTTCACCGCGTTGCACGTTACCCACTCCTTCGAGGAAGCGGTGAGCTTGGGCGACAGGGTGGGCGTTATGCTCAACGGGAGGCTCGTCCAGGTCGGCCCGGTCAGGGAGGTCTTCTCAAGGCCGGCGAGCGAGGAAGTCGCGCGGTTCCTCGGCTTCGAGAACATAATCGAGGGAACCGCGGAGGGGAGGGTTCTGAGGAGCAACGGCGTCGAGATAGAGCTTCCGGCGGAGGCGAGGGGAAGGGTTCGCGTTGGTCTAAGGCCGGAAGACATAATCCTCTCCCTGGGACCCATTAGAACATCCGCGAGGAACGAGTTCAAAGCCCTGGTTGAGTCGGTTGAAGAGCTCGGTCCGCTCGTCAGGGTTCATCTGAGAATCGGCGGCCTGCATCTGAGGGCGTTCATAACCCGCTCCTCGATGCTGGAGATGGGAATAACGAAGGGACGGGAGGTCTACGTCAGCTTCAAGGCGAGCGCCCTTCACGTCTTCTGA
- a CDS encoding ribonuclease P protein component 4 — MSKKKFIRQREQREKRRIARGRIETLFTLAERVFPYEPELANRYVEIALAVQQKARIRMPKKWKRRYCKSCHTFLVPGVNARVRLRNGHVVIKCLNCGHITRYPYIREQKKRRRERQKEADSSR, encoded by the coding sequence ATGAGCAAGAAAAAGTTCATCCGCCAGAGGGAGCAGAGGGAAAAGCGCAGAATTGCCCGCGGGAGGATTGAGACCCTCTTCACCCTCGCGGAGAGGGTCTTCCCCTACGAGCCCGAGCTGGCCAACCGCTACGTGGAGATAGCCCTCGCGGTTCAGCAGAAGGCCAGGATAAGGATGCCCAAAAAGTGGAAGCGCCGCTACTGCAAGAGCTGTCACACATTCCTCGTCCCGGGCGTCAACGCCAGGGTGAGGCTCCGGAACGGCCACGTTGTCATCAAGTGCCTCAACTGCGGCCACATAACGAGGTATCCGTACATCAGGGAGCAGAAGAAAAGGAGAAGGGAGCGGCAAAAAGAAGCTGATTCAAGCCGCTGA
- a CDS encoding adenosylhomocysteinase, which yields MNCTRDYCVKDINLAPSGEKKIDWVSRFMPVLQAIRKEFEEKKPFEGVRIATTLHLEMKTAFLLLTLKAAGAEVSAAASNPLSTQDDVVAALAKAGVRVYAIRGEDREQYYEFMHKALDIKPNIIIDDGADMVSTVLKERTELIDELWGASEETTTGVIRLRAMEKDGVLRFPIIAVNDSYTKYLFDNRYGTGQSTWDGILRTTNLLIAGKNVVVVGYGWCGRGIAMRARGLGATVIVVEVDPIRALEARMDGFLVMDMKEAAKVGDIFVTSTGDINCIRKEHFEVMKDGVIMANAGHFDVEISKPDLEELAVDISEPRPNITEYKLADGRRLYLLAEGRLVNLAAADGHPAEIMDMSFALQAKAAEYILNNHEKLEPKVYVLPREIDEMVARIKLASMGIKIEELTEEQRRYLESWEHGT from the coding sequence ATGAACTGCACGAGGGATTACTGCGTTAAGGACATCAACCTGGCCCCCAGCGGCGAGAAAAAGATAGACTGGGTCTCCAGGTTCATGCCGGTTCTCCAGGCAATAAGAAAGGAATTCGAGGAGAAAAAGCCCTTCGAGGGAGTCAGGATTGCGACGACGCTGCACCTTGAGATGAAGACCGCCTTCCTGCTCCTCACGCTTAAGGCGGCCGGTGCAGAGGTCTCGGCGGCGGCCAGCAACCCGCTCTCAACCCAAGACGACGTTGTCGCCGCCCTCGCCAAGGCAGGAGTCAGGGTCTACGCGATCCGCGGGGAGGACAGGGAGCAGTACTACGAGTTCATGCACAAGGCGCTCGACATAAAGCCGAACATCATCATAGACGACGGCGCCGACATGGTCTCGACGGTGCTGAAGGAGAGAACTGAGCTGATAGACGAGCTCTGGGGGGCGAGCGAGGAAACGACAACGGGCGTCATAAGGCTCCGCGCCATGGAGAAGGACGGCGTTCTGAGGTTCCCGATCATAGCGGTGAACGACTCCTACACCAAGTACCTATTCGACAACAGGTACGGCACCGGCCAGTCAACGTGGGACGGAATCCTGAGAACCACCAACCTGCTGATAGCGGGCAAGAACGTCGTCGTTGTCGGCTACGGCTGGTGCGGCAGGGGTATAGCAATGAGGGCGAGGGGCCTCGGCGCGACGGTGATAGTCGTGGAGGTTGACCCGATTAGAGCGCTGGAGGCGAGGATGGACGGCTTCCTCGTCATGGACATGAAGGAGGCGGCGAAGGTGGGCGACATCTTCGTCACCTCCACGGGCGACATCAACTGCATAAGGAAGGAGCACTTCGAGGTCATGAAGGACGGCGTGATAATGGCCAACGCCGGCCACTTCGACGTGGAGATAAGCAAACCGGACCTCGAGGAGCTGGCGGTCGATATAAGCGAGCCGAGGCCCAACATAACCGAGTACAAGCTGGCCGATGGAAGGAGGCTCTACCTCCTCGCCGAGGGCAGGCTCGTAAATCTCGCCGCGGCGGACGGCCACCCGGCCGAGATTATGGACATGAGCTTCGCCCTGCAGGCGAAGGCGGCTGAATACATACTGAACAACCACGAGAAGCTTGAGCCAAAGGTCTACGTGCTCCCGAGGGAGATAGACGAGATGGTGGCGAGGATTAAGCTGGCCTCGATGGGGATAAAAATCGAGGAGCTCACCGAGGAGCAGAGAAGATACCTGGAGAGCTGGGAGCACGGTACCTGA
- a CDS encoding ATP-binding protein, protein MRSRKFVDREEELRTLERLYRREGFTLVLVTGRRRIGKSRLVREFLKDKEAIAVQFEKRVWEYNLAKLNGEIGRYFGIPVPNFRTFTDAFRFIASQGKGRLVVFLDEFSYLLRYSEVEAEFQSVVDEVLGGNDVMLILSASSVGLLKRSFFDYSSPLYGRSDATLSLQPLGFRHLFEWFPRPSPEDAVKLYAVTSGVPRYLELFSGKDVEDEIRGNFFDPNAFLFREAKALLEEELREPETYYTVLEAVARGKTRVNEIAQYSFIEPKNTARYLRILEDIGILKRELPVGRGAKRGVYRFRDLYFAFWFRFVAPHFEEIDSGFPEGALEDFNTGFNCYLGSAFEEVGRQFLIELNRAGKLPFRFTKIGRWWHRGEEVDLLALNEREKKALFVEVKWKSLKEKEARGVLKDLERKAELVGLEGWGKIYGLVAKAVENKGELRENGYLLWDLEDFEEELDGA, encoded by the coding sequence ATGAGAAGTCGAAAATTTGTGGACAGGGAGGAGGAGCTCAGGACCCTCGAGAGGCTTTACCGGCGGGAAGGCTTCACCCTCGTCCTCGTCACCGGGAGGAGGAGAATCGGGAAGAGCAGGCTCGTCAGGGAGTTCTTGAAGGACAAAGAGGCCATCGCGGTGCAGTTTGAGAAGCGGGTCTGGGAGTACAACCTCGCCAAGCTCAACGGGGAGATCGGGCGGTACTTCGGTATCCCGGTTCCAAACTTCCGGACCTTCACGGACGCCTTCCGCTTCATAGCCTCCCAGGGAAAGGGAAGGCTCGTGGTCTTCCTCGACGAGTTCTCCTACCTCCTCAGGTACTCGGAGGTGGAGGCTGAGTTCCAGAGCGTGGTCGATGAGGTTCTCGGCGGGAACGACGTGATGCTCATACTCTCGGCCTCCTCGGTCGGCCTGCTCAAGAGAAGCTTCTTCGACTACTCGAGCCCGCTCTACGGCAGGAGCGACGCGACGCTGAGCCTCCAGCCCCTGGGGTTCAGGCACCTCTTCGAGTGGTTCCCACGCCCAAGCCCCGAGGATGCCGTGAAGCTCTACGCCGTGACCTCCGGCGTCCCCAGGTACCTTGAGCTCTTCAGCGGAAAGGACGTCGAGGATGAGATAAGGGGGAACTTCTTTGACCCAAACGCCTTCCTCTTCCGCGAGGCCAAGGCGCTGCTTGAGGAGGAGCTGAGGGAGCCGGAGACCTACTACACGGTGCTTGAGGCTGTGGCGCGGGGAAAGACGAGGGTCAATGAGATCGCCCAGTACTCCTTCATCGAGCCGAAGAACACCGCCAGGTACCTCAGGATCCTTGAGGACATCGGTATCCTGAAGCGCGAGCTGCCGGTTGGGAGGGGGGCGAAACGCGGGGTCTATCGCTTCAGGGATCTCTACTTCGCCTTCTGGTTCCGCTTCGTGGCCCCGCACTTCGAGGAGATCGATAGCGGATTTCCGGAGGGGGCGCTTGAGGACTTCAACACCGGCTTCAACTGCTACCTCGGCTCCGCCTTTGAAGAGGTGGGGAGGCAGTTTTTAATCGAGCTCAACAGGGCAGGAAAGCTACCGTTCAGGTTCACCAAGATTGGCCGCTGGTGGCACAGGGGAGAGGAGGTTGATTTGCTCGCCCTGAACGAGCGGGAGAAAAAAGCTTTGTTTGTGGAGGTGAAGTGGAAAAGCCTGAAGGAGAAAGAGGCGCGCGGAGTTCTCAAAGACCTGGAGCGGAAGGCTGAGCTGGTGGGTCTTGAAGGGTGGGGGAAGATCTACGGGCTGGTGGCAAAGGCGGTTGAGAACAAGGGGGAACTGAGAGAGAACGGTTACCTCCTCTGGGACCTTGAAGATTTCGAAGAAGAACTTGACGGGGCTTAA
- the tsaA gene encoding tRNA (N6-threonylcarbamoyladenosine(37)-N6)-methyltransferase TrmO, which produces MNFEPFKLVPVGYVRKNGETFIEILPKFSDAVHGLNEGDWIKLILWFHASDTPGRRSVLKVHPYNNPENPLRGVFATRSPVRPNPLAIYAVRINRIEGNRLYIDWIDAHNGTPVVDIKILVERLDCPKETPIPEEELEVPASRQVGEVNLIPRKSEHLGELEEVSPEEYEALVLELGPKTEVLTAKELVELISALEEIYENLPVEIKDKLRTEGLRRREGRSP; this is translated from the coding sequence ATGAACTTCGAGCCCTTCAAACTCGTTCCCGTCGGCTACGTGAGGAAGAACGGAGAGACTTTCATAGAAATCCTCCCAAAGTTCAGCGATGCCGTCCACGGCCTCAACGAGGGGGACTGGATAAAGCTGATCCTCTGGTTTCACGCCAGCGACACCCCGGGGAGGAGGAGCGTCCTGAAGGTTCACCCGTACAACAATCCTGAGAACCCCCTCAGGGGAGTCTTTGCAACACGCTCACCGGTCAGACCCAACCCCCTGGCCATCTACGCCGTTAGAATAAACCGTATCGAGGGGAACAGGCTCTACATCGACTGGATAGACGCCCACAACGGAACGCCGGTCGTGGACATAAAGATACTCGTGGAGAGACTGGACTGCCCGAAGGAGACCCCGATTCCGGAGGAGGAGCTTGAGGTACCCGCATCGAGGCAGGTGGGGGAGGTCAACCTGATACCCCGGAAGAGCGAGCATCTGGGCGAGCTGGAGGAGGTTTCGCCCGAGGAGTACGAGGCGCTGGTTCTTGAGCTGGGACCGAAGACGGAGGTGCTGACCGCCAAAGAGCTGGTGGAGCTGATCAGCGCCCTGGAGGAGATATACGAGAACCTGCCCGTGGAGATAAAGGACAAGCTGAGGACGGAGGGCCTCAGAAGACGTGAAGGGCGCTCGCCTTGA